One genomic region from Artemia franciscana chromosome 17, ASM3288406v1, whole genome shotgun sequence encodes:
- the LOC136037505 gene encoding RNA-binding protein 8A-like, whose product MYHEFYTNINYSSLEGIQKLKEKAKVKKGRGFVDSGKPDRDVGGFEAMETEGEGDEPGPQRCNPARSEIATSSTPQDEISTKIDIIHFDDHNVQQAFNLEITNRFEALEVQTTDEKTPSLDEGWGYPLVEYETYKEASAAIDALNGSTFLDQKILVNWAFVKGPKK is encoded by the exons ATGTATCATGAattttatacaaatataaacTATTCCTCACTTG agggaattcaaaaattaaaagaaaaggcCAAAGTAAAGAAAGGAAGAGGTTTTGTTGATTCTGGAAAGCCTGATAGAGATGTTGGTGGATTTGAAGCTATGGAAACTGAGGGAGAAGGAGATGAACCAGGACCACAAAGATGTAA TCCAGCAAGATCTGAAATTGCGACTAGTAGTACGCCCCAAGACGAAATCTCCACAAAGATTgatattattcattttgatgATCATAATGTACAACAGGCATTCAACTTAGAGATCACTAATCGATTTGAGGCTCTCGAAGTGCAAACGACCGACGAGAAAACCCCCAGCTTGGATGAAGGTTGG ggttATCCACTCGTCGAATACGAGACATATAAAGAAGCTAGTGCTGCTATCGATGCTCTAAATGGATCAACGTTTTTGGATCAGAAAATTTTAGTGAACTGGGCTTTTGTCAAGGGACCCAAAAAGTGA